In Massilistercora timonensis, the following are encoded in one genomic region:
- a CDS encoding phospho-sugar mutase: protein MEYREKYEEWLSNPYFDEATKEELRAIAGDEGEIKERFYKDLEFGTAGLRGVIGAGTNRLNIYTVRKATQGLANYICKNNGQDKGVAIAYDSRRMSPEFADEAALCLAANGIKAYVFESLRPTPELSYAVRSLGCIAGINITASHNPPEYNGYKVYWEDGAQITPPHDKGIMDEVRAVTDYNTVKTMDLAQAKAAGRYQTIGAEVDDGYISELKKQVIHQDAIDAVGSELKIVYSPLHGTGNIPARRILRELGFKNVYVVKEQELPDGDFPTVSYPNPEAKEAFELGLGLAKEVDADLVLATDPDADRLGVYVKDSKTGEYKELTGNMSGCLLADYEIGQRKELYGLPEDGYLIKTIVTSNMADAIAKSYGVGLIEVLTGFKYIGQQILGFETTGKGHYLFGFEESYGCLIGTHARDKDAIVATMALCEAAAYYKTKGKTLWDAMVDMYEKYGYYKDAIQSITLKGIEGLQKIQEILETLRKNPPMEVGGYKVVKARDYQADTIRDIATGEVTSTGLPSSNVLYYDLTDDAWLCVRPSGTEPKVKFYYGIKGTSLEDADEKSDKLGKEVLAMIDAML, encoded by the coding sequence ATGGAATATCGTGAAAAATACGAGGAGTGGCTCAGCAATCCGTACTTTGATGAGGCGACAAAGGAAGAACTTCGCGCCATCGCCGGCGATGAGGGAGAGATCAAAGAGCGCTTCTATAAAGATCTGGAATTTGGAACCGCAGGCCTGCGAGGAGTGATCGGCGCGGGAACCAACCGGCTGAATATTTATACCGTCCGCAAGGCTACACAAGGACTGGCAAATTATATCTGCAAGAATAACGGACAGGACAAGGGCGTTGCCATTGCTTATGATTCCCGGCGGATGTCTCCGGAATTCGCGGATGAGGCGGCGCTTTGCCTGGCGGCCAACGGGATCAAAGCTTATGTGTTTGAGTCTCTGCGCCCCACGCCGGAGTTGTCCTACGCGGTGCGTTCTCTTGGCTGTATCGCCGGGATCAATATTACTGCCAGCCATAACCCGCCAGAATACAACGGCTACAAGGTATATTGGGAAGACGGGGCCCAGATCACACCGCCTCACGACAAAGGGATTATGGACGAGGTGCGGGCAGTCACCGATTATAATACGGTAAAGACGATGGATCTTGCCCAGGCGAAAGCGGCAGGGCGCTATCAGACTATTGGCGCCGAAGTGGACGACGGCTATATCAGTGAGCTGAAGAAGCAGGTGATCCACCAGGATGCCATCGACGCAGTGGGCAGTGAGCTGAAGATTGTTTACAGCCCGCTTCACGGGACCGGAAATATCCCGGCCAGGCGAATTTTAAGAGAATTGGGATTTAAGAACGTATATGTGGTGAAAGAACAGGAACTTCCGGACGGAGATTTCCCCACGGTTTCCTACCCCAATCCGGAGGCCAAGGAGGCCTTTGAGCTGGGCCTTGGTCTGGCGAAAGAAGTGGACGCGGACCTGGTGCTCGCCACAGACCCGGACGCGGACCGTCTCGGCGTCTACGTGAAAGACAGTAAAACCGGCGAGTATAAGGAGCTTACAGGAAATATGTCCGGCTGCCTTCTGGCGGATTATGAGATCGGCCAGAGAAAAGAGCTCTATGGCCTGCCGGAGGACGGATATCTGATCAAGACCATCGTGACCTCCAACATGGCGGACGCCATCGCCAAATCTTACGGAGTAGGCCTGATCGAAGTGCTCACCGGATTCAAATACATCGGGCAGCAGATCCTGGGATTTGAAACCACCGGAAAGGGTCATTATCTCTTCGGATTTGAGGAGAGCTACGGCTGCCTGATCGGCACCCACGCCAGAGACAAAGACGCCATCGTGGCCACAATGGCGCTGTGCGAGGCGGCGGCTTATTATAAAACTAAGGGAAAGACCCTGTGGGATGCCATGGTGGACATGTATGAGAAGTACGGCTATTACAAGGATGCCATCCAGTCCATCACGCTGAAGGGGATCGAAGGACTCCAGAAGATCCAGGAGATCCTGGAGACCCTGCGCAAGAACCCGCCGATGGAAGTGGGCGGCTATAAAGTAGTAAAGGCCCGGGATTACCAGGCAGATACCATCCGGGATATCGCCACCGGCGAAGTGACCTCCACCGGCCTTCCGTCTTCCAACGTGCTCTACTATGATCTGACCGATGACGCATGGCTGTGCGTAAGGCCTTCCGGAACCGAGCCGAAGGTGAAATTCTACTACGGGATCAAGGGAACTTCCCTGGAAGACGCGGATGAAAAGTCGGACAAACTGGGGAAAGAAGTCCTGGCAATGATCGACGCCATGCTGTAA
- a CDS encoding CotS family spore coat protein, with protein MQEYERYVLEQYDIDVNSTHKIRGAVLCETDQGPFLLRETTTAPARLQALGGLYEDLRRQGYLNVDAVVPNKVGEYVTVLEDGGRYLLKRWFQGRECDLRRPAEILSASGNLAKLHLLLRGGEREGLTAAESLEEEYRRHDRELKKVRKFVREMSPKGEFEAAFLKYFDQMYQWACAAEELLKQSSYKAFYQESIQSGYIVHGEYNYHNILMIRDGYGRQEIATVNFEQYKSNVQVEDLYYFLRKVMEKQGWKERLGDGMLNAYSAISPLGEREVEYLKIRLAYPEKFWKTANAYYRSNKAWISAKSIEKLTTAIAQTREKERFLNQIFSFHL; from the coding sequence ATGCAGGAATATGAGCGGTACGTGTTGGAACAATATGATATTGACGTCAACAGCACCCATAAGATCAGGGGTGCTGTTTTATGCGAGACGGATCAGGGGCCGTTCCTGCTGCGCGAGACGACGACAGCGCCGGCCAGGCTGCAGGCGCTGGGCGGGCTGTATGAAGACCTGCGCCGGCAGGGGTATCTGAATGTGGACGCTGTTGTTCCAAACAAAGTGGGAGAGTATGTTACTGTGCTGGAAGACGGCGGCCGTTATCTGCTGAAGCGCTGGTTCCAGGGGCGGGAATGCGACCTGCGCCGCCCGGCGGAGATCTTAAGCGCCTCGGGGAACCTGGCCAAACTTCACCTTCTGCTGCGGGGCGGGGAACGGGAAGGGCTGACGGCGGCGGAATCTCTGGAAGAGGAATACAGGCGGCATGACAGGGAATTGAAGAAGGTGCGTAAGTTTGTGCGGGAAATGTCTCCCAAAGGAGAATTTGAGGCGGCCTTCCTGAAATATTTTGACCAGATGTACCAGTGGGCCTGTGCGGCGGAGGAGCTTCTGAAACAGTCTTCCTACAAAGCCTTTTATCAGGAAAGTATCCAAAGCGGTTATATTGTCCACGGAGAATACAACTATCACAACATCCTGATGATCCGGGACGGGTACGGGAGACAGGAAATCGCCACCGTCAATTTTGAGCAGTACAAGAGCAATGTGCAGGTGGAGGATCTCTATTATTTCCTGCGGAAGGTGATGGAGAAGCAGGGCTGGAAGGAGCGCCTGGGAGACGGGATGCTGAACGCCTACTCAGCCATCTCTCCTCTTGGGGAGCGGGAGGTGGAATATCTGAAGATCCGCCTGGCCTATCCTGAGAAATTTTGGAAGACAGCCAACGCCTACTACCGTTCCAACAAGGCGTGGATCTCCGCCAAGAGTATTGAGAAGCTGACCACCGCCATTGCCCAGACCCGGGAGAAGGAGCGGTTTTTAAATCAGATATTTTCTTTCCATTTATAA
- the yabQ gene encoding spore cortex biosynthesis protein YabQ — MPQIGAEVAGFLLAVIAGGVARLLYQSLVCFREMARHSYLAMGIEDILYWMGTAVYFFVQIYHTSSGGIRWSFLLGCVGGAAFASFLIKKIEKIEKKIYMRKQNKFSENLAGKKKKG; from the coding sequence ATGCCACAGATCGGAGCGGAGGTTGCAGGATTTCTTCTGGCGGTGATCGCAGGCGGAGTGGCCCGGCTCTTGTATCAGAGTCTGGTCTGCTTCCGGGAGATGGCGAGGCATAGCTATCTTGCCATGGGGATCGAAGATATTCTGTACTGGATGGGGACGGCGGTTTATTTCTTTGTGCAGATTTACCATACAAGTTCTGGTGGTATCCGGTGGAGTTTTCTACTAGGATGTGTGGGTGGAGCAGCTTTTGCCTCGTTTCTAATTAAAAAAATCGAAAAAATCGAAAAAAAAATCTACATGCGAAAACAGAATAAATTTTCTGAAAATCTTGCGGGGAAAAAGAAAAAAGGCTAA
- the yabP gene encoding sporulation protein YabP codes for MEEKNIQKNHKLVVNNRRTSLVTGVLDVLSFDLGEVLLETQQGMLMVKGSDLHVNRLSLEKGEVDLSGNIDSIAYSDAQPGGKSGENLFSKLFR; via the coding sequence ATGGAAGAAAAAAATATACAGAAGAATCATAAACTAGTGGTAAACAACCGCAGGACCAGCCTTGTGACGGGAGTCCTGGATGTGCTGTCCTTTGATCTGGGGGAGGTGCTGCTGGAGACCCAGCAGGGGATGCTGATGGTCAAGGGATCGGATCTCCATGTCAACCGGCTGAGCCTGGAGAAGGGGGAGGTTGACCTGTCGGGAAATATTGACAGCATCGCCTACTCGGATGCCCAGCCGGGAGGGAAATCCGGCGAAAATCTGTTTTCCAAATTGTTCCGGTGA
- a CDS encoding septum formation initiator family protein, which produces MSGMKERQRRRRSKRRARQYRHSVLAVCAVLVFLAAALSVNAFQLRAKAQEYQVQETELAEQIEEEKERSAQIDDLEDYVGTDEYVEEVAREKFGLVHENEIIFEAK; this is translated from the coding sequence ATGAGTGGTATGAAGGAAAGACAGCGGAGAAGGCGGTCTAAAAGACGCGCCCGTCAGTACCGCCACAGCGTGCTGGCAGTATGCGCAGTTCTTGTATTTCTGGCGGCGGCTTTGTCAGTGAATGCGTTCCAGCTCCGGGCAAAAGCCCAGGAGTATCAGGTCCAGGAGACAGAACTGGCGGAACAGATTGAGGAAGAAAAAGAAAGGTCCGCACAGATCGATGATCTGGAGGACTATGTAGGCACAGATGAATATGTAGAAGAGGTCGCGAGAGAAAAATTTGGCCTGGTCCATGAAAATGAGATCATTTTTGAGGCAAAATAG
- a CDS encoding HU family DNA-binding protein translates to MNKTELVAAIADKAELSKKDSEKALKAFVDVVTEELKKEHKIQLVGFGTFEVSKRAAREGRNPQTGKTMKIAACKAPKFKAGKALKDAVNK, encoded by the coding sequence ATGAACAAAACAGAATTAGTTGCAGCAATCGCAGACAAAGCGGAACTGTCCAAGAAAGACTCAGAGAAAGCTTTAAAGGCTTTTGTTGATGTAGTAACTGAGGAACTGAAGAAAGAGCACAAGATCCAGCTGGTTGGCTTCGGTACTTTCGAAGTTAGCAAGAGAGCTGCAAGAGAGGGAAGAAATCCTCAGACTGGCAAGACCATGAAGATCGCGGCTTGCAAGGCTCCTAAGTTCAAAGCTGGAAAAGCACTGAAGGACGCTGTTAATAAATAA
- the tilS gene encoding tRNA lysidine(34) synthetase TilS: MYQRVKAYVEAYHMLGKEDRVIAGISGGADSICLLFVLLELKKELGFDLVAVHVHHGLRGEAADRDEDYVRQVCTEQKIPLEVFHRDVRAYAGERGLTEEEAGREVRREAFLECAVRRSATRIALAHHRNDNAETVLFHLCRGSSLEGLSGIPPVSGCWIHPLLCVDRREIESYLEKRGISYCTDETNQEMCYTRNRIRGRVLPCLEENVNPRAMEHIADTAQRLRLAAEFVREEAEKCRQACVRQEENGEALLEESFREISPFLRREVLYETICRAAGTRKDIGAVHVRLTEELLEKQVGRRIDLPGDAWAERCYEGLRFFRKSLGEPPEIPGEFKMRVFDRPEGVEAIPQKTYTKWFDYDIIKNTVKIRHRQAGDYLTINSQGGRQKLKQYFINEKIPREARDRIWLAADADHVMWVVGYRQNQAYQITDKTRRILEIEFCGGKSNGRDSESND, from the coding sequence ATGTATCAGAGAGTAAAAGCATATGTGGAAGCTTATCATATGCTGGGAAAAGAAGATCGTGTGATCGCAGGCATATCCGGAGGCGCGGACTCCATATGCCTTCTTTTCGTGCTCCTGGAATTGAAAAAGGAACTGGGATTCGACCTTGTTGCAGTCCATGTCCATCACGGGCTGCGGGGAGAGGCGGCGGACCGGGACGAGGACTATGTACGGCAGGTGTGTACGGAGCAGAAGATTCCTCTTGAAGTCTTCCACAGGGATGTAAGAGCCTATGCCGGGGAGAGAGGCCTTACGGAAGAAGAGGCAGGGCGGGAGGTCCGCAGGGAAGCATTTCTGGAATGCGCGGTCCGGCGGAGCGCCACCAGGATCGCTTTGGCCCATCACCGCAATGACAATGCGGAGACGGTTCTCTTCCATCTGTGCCGGGGGAGTTCTCTGGAAGGACTTTCCGGGATCCCGCCGGTAAGCGGCTGCTGGATCCATCCCCTCTTGTGCGTGGACCGCAGGGAGATTGAATCATATCTGGAAAAACGGGGAATATCTTATTGTACGGATGAAACTAACCAGGAGATGTGTTACACACGGAACCGGATCCGGGGGCGGGTGCTTCCCTGCCTGGAGGAAAATGTGAATCCCAGGGCTATGGAGCATATCGCGGATACGGCTCAGCGGCTTCGCCTTGCAGCGGAATTTGTCCGGGAGGAGGCGGAGAAATGCCGCCAGGCCTGCGTCCGGCAGGAGGAAAACGGAGAAGCGCTGCTGGAGGAATCTTTCCGGGAGATTTCCCCATTCCTGCGCCGGGAGGTGCTCTATGAGACTATCTGCAGGGCGGCAGGGACCCGAAAGGACATCGGCGCGGTTCATGTGAGACTGACAGAAGAGCTGCTGGAAAAGCAGGTTGGAAGGCGCATTGATCTGCCCGGGGACGCCTGGGCCGAGCGGTGCTATGAGGGCCTGCGGTTCTTTCGGAAGAGCCTGGGAGAGCCGCCGGAGATTCCGGGGGAATTTAAGATGCGCGTCTTTGACCGCCCGGAAGGAGTGGAGGCAATTCCACAAAAGACCTACACGAAATGGTTTGATTATGATATAATAAAAAATACTGTAAAAATAAGGCACCGGCAGGCCGGAGATTACCTGACCATCAACAGCCAGGGCGGCAGGCAGAAGCTGAAACAGTATTTTATCAATGAGAAGATCCCAAGAGAAGCGAGGGATCGGATCTGGCTGGCGGCGGACGCGGACCACGTGATGTGGGTGGTGGGATACCGTCAGAACCAGGCGTATCAGATCACAGACAAGACCAGAAGGATTCTGGAAATTGAATTTTGCGGAGGAAAAAGTAATGGCAGAGACAGTGAGAGTAATGATTGA
- the hpt gene encoding hypoxanthine phosphoribosyltransferase gives MAETVRVMIEEEAVEKRIRELGEMISRDYAGKQVHLICVLKGGVFFMCELAKRITVPVSMDFMSVGSYGDGTSSSGVVKIAKDLDETLEGKDVLVVEDIIDSGRTLHYLLEVLKKRQPKSMRLCTLLDKPDRRVADVKVDYVGFEIPDEFVVGYGLDYAQKYRNLPYIGVVEGLE, from the coding sequence ATGGCAGAGACAGTGAGAGTAATGATTGAGGAAGAAGCGGTAGAAAAGAGGATCCGGGAGCTGGGAGAGATGATCAGCCGGGATTACGCAGGGAAGCAGGTGCATCTGATCTGCGTTCTGAAGGGCGGTGTTTTCTTCATGTGTGAACTTGCCAAAAGGATCACGGTTCCCGTGTCCATGGACTTTATGAGTGTGGGAAGCTACGGGGACGGAACTTCCTCCAGCGGCGTGGTGAAGATCGCCAAAGACCTGGATGAGACTCTGGAAGGAAAGGACGTTCTGGTAGTGGAAGATATTATCGATTCCGGAAGAACCCTCCACTATCTGCTGGAAGTTCTCAAAAAACGGCAGCCAAAGAGCATGAGACTTTGTACCCTGCTGGACAAACCGGACCGGCGGGTGGCTGATGTGAAGGTGGATTATGTGGGATTTGAGATCCCCGATGAATTTGTAGTGGGATACGGGCTGGACTATGCGCAGAAGTATCGGAACCTGCCTTACATCGGAGTTGTAGAAGGTCTGGAATAG
- a CDS encoding RNA-binding S4 domain-containing protein, with amino-acid sequence MKEEFMRLDKFLKVSRLIKRRTVANEACDAGRVLVNGTVAKASVKVKPGDVIEIHFGTRTVKVEVLDIQETTKKEEAKELFRYL; translated from the coding sequence ATTAAGGAGGAATTTATGAGACTGGACAAATTTTTGAAGGTTTCCCGGCTAATCAAACGGCGGACGGTAGCCAATGAAGCCTGTGACGCAGGCCGGGTGCTGGTCAATGGAACGGTGGCCAAGGCGTCGGTGAAGGTAAAACCGGGAGATGTGATCGAGATCCATTTCGGGACCAGGACGGTGAAGGTGGAGGTGCTGGATATCCAGGAGACCACCAAAAAAGAAGAAGCCAAGGAATTGTTCCGGTATCTGTAA
- the ftsH gene encoding ATP-dependent zinc metalloprotease FtsH, producing the protein MKDGKNRGISGVTLLIFILFVFGVLWFTNQFDQREREITWEDFTKLTQEGKVESYLIRQNKNVPTGRVEIQLEGQNGEAGEIKYLYVSDVNELQDYLRDKNIEYQIMDVPRESLFMTTIMPMLIMLAGILIIFYLMNRQGGGANSKAMNFGKSRARMSTENDKQVTFAQVAGLKEEKEELEEIVDFLKAPKKYIQVGARIPKGVLLVGPPGTGKTLLAKAVAGEAGVPFFTISGSDFVEMFVGVGASRVRDLFEDAKHHAPCIVFIDEIDAVARRRGTGMGGGHDEREQTLNQLLVEMDGFGVNEGIIVMAATNRVDILDPAILRPGRFDRKVMVGRPDVQGREEILKVHAKGKPLSEEVDLKQIAQTTAGFTGADLENLLNEAAILAAKEDRIYLKQEDIRKAFVKVGIGAEKKSRVISEKEKKITAFHEAGHAILFHVLPDVGPVYSVSIIPTGSAGGYTMPLPEKDEMFNTKGKMLQDITVALGGRVAEEEVFDDITTGASQDIRQATSLAKSMVTKFGMSEAVGLINYDNDSDEVFIGRDLAHTSRGYGESVATTIDQEVKRIIDECYARAKQIIHEYDDVLHSCADLLLEKEKISRDEFESLFEGRA; encoded by the coding sequence TTGAAGGACGGAAAAAACAGAGGGATAAGCGGCGTTACCCTGCTGATCTTTATCCTGTTTGTATTCGGCGTTCTCTGGTTTACCAATCAGTTTGACCAGAGAGAGCGGGAGATCACCTGGGAGGATTTTACGAAGCTGACCCAGGAAGGAAAGGTAGAGTCCTACCTGATCCGGCAGAATAAAAATGTTCCCACCGGCCGGGTGGAGATCCAGCTGGAGGGGCAGAACGGCGAGGCAGGAGAGATCAAATATCTCTATGTGTCGGATGTAAATGAACTTCAGGATTATCTGAGGGATAAGAACATCGAATATCAGATCATGGACGTGCCGCGGGAGAGCCTGTTCATGACCACCATTATGCCTATGCTGATCATGCTGGCGGGGATCCTGATCATTTTCTATCTTATGAACCGGCAGGGCGGCGGAGCCAACTCCAAAGCCATGAATTTCGGCAAGAGCCGGGCGAGGATGAGTACGGAAAATGACAAACAGGTGACTTTCGCCCAGGTGGCGGGGCTGAAAGAAGAGAAGGAGGAGCTGGAGGAGATCGTGGATTTCCTGAAGGCGCCGAAGAAATATATCCAGGTGGGGGCCAGGATCCCCAAGGGGGTGCTTCTGGTAGGCCCTCCGGGAACCGGTAAGACTCTGCTTGCCAAGGCGGTGGCGGGGGAGGCCGGCGTGCCTTTCTTTACCATCTCCGGATCGGATTTCGTGGAAATGTTCGTGGGCGTGGGCGCTTCCCGTGTGCGGGATCTTTTCGAGGACGCCAAGCACCATGCCCCCTGTATTGTCTTTATTGATGAGATCGACGCCGTGGCCCGGCGAAGAGGCACCGGCATGGGCGGCGGACATGACGAGAGGGAGCAGACCCTGAACCAGCTCCTGGTGGAGATGGACGGATTTGGGGTCAACGAAGGCATTATCGTAATGGCGGCCACCAACCGGGTGGATATCCTGGATCCGGCGATCCTGCGTCCGGGGCGTTTTGACCGGAAAGTTATGGTTGGAAGGCCGGATGTGCAGGGCCGGGAAGAGATCTTAAAGGTACATGCAAAGGGGAAACCTTTAAGTGAGGAAGTAGATCTGAAACAGATTGCCCAGACCACCGCAGGATTTACCGGCGCGGATCTGGAGAATCTGTTGAATGAAGCCGCCATCCTGGCGGCAAAGGAAGACCGGATATATCTGAAACAGGAAGATATCCGGAAAGCATTTGTAAAAGTGGGCATCGGCGCGGAGAAGAAGAGCCGGGTGATCTCAGAGAAAGAGAAGAAGATCACTGCCTTCCACGAGGCGGGGCATGCCATTTTGTTCCATGTGCTCCCGGATGTGGGGCCGGTCTACAGCGTATCCATCATTCCTACCGGGTCGGCGGGGGGCTATACCATGCCGCTTCCGGAGAAAGATGAGATGTTCAATACCAAGGGGAAAATGCTTCAGGACATCACCGTGGCCCTTGGCGGCCGGGTGGCGGAAGAGGAAGTGTTTGACGATATTACCACCGGAGCGTCCCAGGACATCCGGCAGGCCACCAGCCTTGCCAAGTCCATGGTGACCAAATTTGGTATGTCAGAAGCGGTGGGTCTGATCAATTATGACAACGACAGTGACGAGGTCTTCATTGGCAGGGATCTCGCCCACACCTCCCGGGGATACGGGGAGAGTGTGGCGACCACCATCGACCAGGAAGTAAAACGGATCATTGACGAGTGCTATGCCAGAGCGAAACAGATCATCCATGAGTATGACGACGTGCTTCACAGCTGCGCGGATCTTCTGTTGGAAAAGGAGAAGATCTCCAGGGATGAATTTGAGAGTCTGTTTGAGGGCAGAGCGTAG
- a CDS encoding SpoIIE family protein phosphatase, whose product MTEIFLNPYVIQMDKFADSLIHLSRTFLSLESYKGTFSKEEFEEMFARITDQVCGECEKRNRCLKENRVYTYQLMYEILCGVEEYGAELSTELKRKLQKRCIRAPRFLRETLEVFESAKQVLLWNHKIAESREGYAGQLNSFAKLIQYTTRELDAGIFEDGHLEKKLKNHLRKAGIKLLSSVFFVTEEGRYELHLTVKAAKGQCITTRELAREAGICLGRTMAPQQGERPLLGEEYATVACVEEARFHTLQGVAKIGKNCETISGDTFLLTDLPGGKKGAAISDGMGSGEKACQESTMVVEMLEELLEAGFPAKTAIQIMNTALVIGRDEVRFSTVDVSLFDLYSGVCEFVKAGAAATFVKRKDRVERIVSTTLPIGVIREIEIDVERRQLENGDFVVMVTDGVMDALPAGEQEELMERFLLEAATNNPKELAHHLLGRVLERSGELPTDDMTILAVGIWKR is encoded by the coding sequence ATGACGGAAATATTTTTGAATCCTTACGTGATCCAGATGGACAAGTTTGCAGATTCCCTGATCCATCTGTCTCGTACATTCCTGTCTCTGGAGAGTTATAAGGGGACCTTCTCCAAAGAGGAATTTGAGGAAATGTTCGCGAGGATCACAGATCAGGTGTGTGGGGAATGTGAGAAACGCAACCGCTGCTTAAAGGAGAACCGGGTCTATACCTACCAGCTGATGTATGAGATCCTCTGTGGAGTGGAGGAATACGGGGCGGAACTGAGCACGGAACTGAAACGGAAGCTTCAGAAGCGGTGTATCCGAGCGCCCCGGTTCCTGCGGGAGACGCTGGAAGTTTTCGAAAGCGCCAAGCAGGTGTTACTGTGGAATCACAAGATCGCCGAGAGCAGGGAGGGGTATGCCGGGCAGCTGAACAGTTTCGCCAAACTGATCCAGTATACCACCCGGGAGTTGGACGCCGGTATCTTCGAGGACGGGCATCTGGAGAAGAAGCTGAAGAACCACTTGAGAAAAGCCGGGATCAAGCTGCTTTCCTCTGTCTTTTTTGTGACAGAAGAGGGCCGGTATGAACTGCACCTGACGGTGAAGGCGGCGAAAGGGCAATGTATCACTACCCGGGAACTTGCCAGGGAGGCAGGGATCTGTCTGGGGAGGACCATGGCGCCTCAGCAGGGAGAGCGGCCTCTTCTGGGGGAAGAATACGCCACAGTGGCCTGTGTGGAGGAAGCCCGGTTCCATACGCTGCAGGGGGTGGCCAAGATCGGGAAGAACTGTGAGACCATTTCCGGGGACACCTTTCTTCTGACGGATCTTCCCGGAGGGAAGAAGGGGGCGGCGATCTCCGATGGCATGGGATCCGGGGAGAAGGCCTGCCAGGAGAGCACCATGGTGGTGGAGATGCTGGAGGAGCTTCTGGAGGCGGGGTTCCCGGCAAAGACGGCCATCCAGATCATGAATACGGCCCTGGTGATCGGCAGGGACGAGGTGCGGTTCTCCACGGTGGACGTCAGCCTTTTTGACCTCTACAGCGGCGTCTGTGAGTTTGTAAAGGCCGGGGCGGCAGCTACCTTTGTCAAGAGAAAGGACCGGGTGGAGCGGATCGTTTCCACCACCCTTCCCATTGGGGTGATCCGGGAGATCGAGATCGATGTGGAGCGACGGCAGCTGGAGAACGGGGACTTTGTAGTGATGGTGACGGACGGAGTGATGGACGCTCTGCCAGCGGGGGAGCAGGAGGAACTGATGGAAAGGTTCCTTCTGGAGGCGGCCACCAACAATCCAAAGGAGCTGGCCCATCATCTTCTGGGGCGGGTGCTGGAGCGAAGCGGGGAACTGCCCACCGACGATATGACGATCCTTGCGGTGGGGATCTGGAAGCGATAA